One genomic window of Melanotaenia boesemani isolate fMelBoe1 chromosome 20, fMelBoe1.pri, whole genome shotgun sequence includes the following:
- the LOC121631832 gene encoding fibronectin type III domain-containing protein 5-like, whose translation MERIFLLVLGCLGASRIAADSLSPPVNVTIKEVKANFAVVSWDIPEGDPVIGFAITQQKKDVQMLRLIQEVNTTTRSCALWDLEEETDYIVHVQYISMSGTSPLSEPLLFRTPKEAETQASKSKDEVTMEEVGQTTQLRAGELIIIVVVLIMWAGVIALFCRQYDIIKDNEPNNNKDKAKNSSECSTPEHPTGGLLRSKFPKNNNNNNRMPSINIIEV comes from the exons ATAGCTTGTCGCCTCCCGTCAATGTGACCATCAAAGAGGTGAAAGCAAACTTTGCTGTGGTGTCATGGGATATCCCTGAGGGAGACCCTGTCATTGGCTTTGCCATCACACAGCAG AAGAAAGATGTTCAAATGCTGCGATTAATCCAGGAAGTCAACACCACTACACGTTCCTGTGCACTATGGGACTTGGAGGAAGAGACAGACTACATTGTGCATGTCCAGTACATCAGCATGTCTGGGACGAGCCCACTGAGCGAACCACTGCTCTTCCGAACACCAAAGGAGGCCGAGACCCAGGCTTCTAAGAGTAAAG ACGAAGTGACAATGGAGGAAGTGGGCCAGACCACCCAGCTGAGGGCGGGCGAGCTCATCATCATCGTGGTGGTACTCATAATGTGGGCAG GTGTGATCGCACTCTTCTGCCGCCAGTATGACATTATTAAAGACAATGAACCCAACAACAACAAGGACAAAGCCAAAAACTCCTCAGAGTGCAGCACTCCCGAGCATCCGACGGGGGGGCTGTTGCGCAGTAAG TTCcccaagaacaacaacaacaacaacaggatGCCCTCTATCAACATCATTGAGGTGTGA